The following are encoded in a window of Maridesulfovibrio ferrireducens genomic DNA:
- the fliQ gene encoding flagellar biosynthesis protein FliQ, which translates to MTPEFVIGFARQSIELALTLALPMLGVGLVVGIFVSVIQAATQIQEMTLTFVPKIVSMFIALLIAFPWIMDKMIDFTRNIFLNLPNYIR; encoded by the coding sequence ATGACCCCTGAATTCGTTATCGGATTCGCAAGACAGTCAATTGAATTGGCTCTTACGCTGGCATTGCCAATGCTTGGCGTCGGTTTGGTCGTAGGTATTTTTGTCAGTGTAATTCAGGCCGCTACTCAGATTCAGGAAATGACTCTTACTTTTGTTCCGAAAATTGTATCAATGTTTATTGCTCTTTTGATCGCATTCCCGTGGATTATGGATAAAATGATCGATTTTACCCGTAATATTTTTTTGAATCTGCCTAATTATATACGATAA
- the rlmB gene encoding 23S rRNA (guanosine(2251)-2'-O)-methyltransferase RlmB, with the protein MKNRSQEDENTIIVGRKPVQELLLNDPKSIDMLYVQKGRQDKNFERTIERCKKFGIKYKIADKEELARIFTGNHQGMIAKVAALSFVDFDELLATLADAPLPLLVVLDQVQDPGNVGTLARTLYSLGGAGIVVARHGAAFLGPGAVKASAGALTKLPIARVSNISQALDKALDMGINVYGAGLADDSNPVYDVKLMGPAILVLGNEEKGIRLGVEKRCQELIHIPFKREFDSLNVAQAGAILISEFCRTLG; encoded by the coding sequence ATGAAAAACAGATCTCAAGAAGATGAGAACACCATCATTGTAGGGCGCAAGCCCGTTCAGGAGCTTCTTTTAAACGATCCTAAGAGCATTGACATGCTTTACGTGCAAAAAGGCCGTCAGGACAAAAATTTCGAACGAACCATTGAAAGATGTAAAAAATTCGGCATTAAATATAAAATTGCAGACAAAGAAGAATTAGCTCGTATTTTTACGGGAAATCACCAAGGGATGATTGCGAAAGTGGCCGCTCTTTCATTTGTCGACTTTGATGAATTGTTAGCAACACTCGCCGATGCACCTCTTCCCCTTCTGGTGGTCCTCGATCAGGTTCAAGATCCCGGAAATGTCGGAACGCTCGCCAGAACACTGTATTCACTCGGTGGAGCAGGAATAGTTGTGGCTCGCCACGGCGCCGCATTCCTCGGACCGGGAGCTGTTAAAGCTAGTGCCGGAGCGTTGACCAAGTTACCTATAGCCCGTGTATCCAATATATCTCAGGCTTTGGATAAAGCTCTTGATATGGGCATAAATGTCTACGGGGCCGGATTGGCTGACGATTCCAATCCTGTATATGACGTTAAACTCATGGGACCGGCCATACTGGTTCTCGGAAATGAGGAAAAAGGTATCAGGCTGGGTGTTGAAAAACGCTGTCAGGAACTGATTCACATCCCGTTCAAACGTGAGTTCGACTCTCTGAACGTCGCTCAAGCCGGTGCCATCCTCATCAGCGAATTTTGCAGAACTCTGGGCTGA